One Scophthalmus maximus strain ysfricsl-2021 chromosome 1, ASM2237912v1, whole genome shotgun sequence genomic region harbors:
- the rnf41l gene encoding RING finger protein 151 isoform X2, whose amino-acid sequence MGYDLERFVGYVNEGLLCCVCRDVLERPLQAPCEHAYCSACISSWLVHHHSCPEDRLPLDVGSLKPLYRYMRNDLNRLQIRCVNAAQGCEALCSLESLHTHEDECEFAFISCSNTGCPVQVERRGLEAHLSECNFSSRECPNGCGHTLLSTDQSQHNCVAELRTEVEMLRAEMLCKLEEVRREMESRLDSQRRHMVQKESQLKNEVEELKGQLSRVMCEMRALLGAERLRRQELAEAELEKRELLELLRDLQQTKSLHPVDQTDADRHQGAQNTSGWEPNTKPTRHQQRESSLHASSPSLHSAQALNASGPPPSPQLGEGGRKGGTRSLTLDCIKRKSREVTVI is encoded by the exons ATGGGCTATGATCTTGAGAGGTTTGTGGGCTATGTGAACGAGGgtctgctgtgctgtgtgtgtcgAGACGTGTTGGAGCGTCCCCTCCAGGCGCCCTGTGAACATGCCTACTGCAGCGCATGCATCAGCAGCTGGCTGGTCCATCATCACTCCTGTCCAGAGGACAGACTGCCACTGGATGTGGGCAGTCTGAAACCCTTGTACAG GTACATGCGTAATGACCTGAACCGTCTGCAGATCCGATGTGTAAACGCAGCCCAGGGGTGTGAGGCACTCTGCTCCCTGGAGAGCCTGCACACACATGAGGATGAGTGCGAGTTTGCCTTCATATCCTGCTCAAACACGG GTTGTCCTGTGCAGGTGGAGAGACGGGGTTTGGAGGCTCACTTGTCAGAATGTaacttcagcagcagagagtgTCCAAACGGCTGTGGCCATACACTTCTCTCCACAGATCAATCACAACATAACTGTGTGGCAGAGCTGCGCACGGAAGTGGAGATGCTCAG AGCTGAGATGCTGTGCAAGTTGGAGGAGGTGAGGCGAGAGATGGAGTCTCGGTTGGACTCGCAGAGGAGACACATGGTGCAGAAAGAGTCGCAGCTGAAGaacgaggtggaggagctcaAG GGTCAGTTGTCACGTGTGATGTGTGAAATGCGAGCCCTGTTGGGGGCTGAGCGACTGAGGAGACAGGAGCTGGCAGAAGCAGAGCTGGAGAAGAGGGAACTGTTGGAGCTCCTCAGAGACCTGCAGCAGACTAAGAGTCTGCATCCTGTGGACCAGACGGACGCAGACCGGCATCAGGGAGCGCAAAACACATCCGGCTGGGAGCCAAACACCAAGCCGACAAGACACCAGCAGAGGGAGTCGTCCTTACATGCCTCTAGTCCGTCTCTACATTCAGCTCAGGCTTTAAATGCGTCAGGTCCACCTCCATCGCCGCAGCTGGGTGAGGGGGGGCGCAAGGGTGGTACCCGGAGTCTGACTCTGGACTGCATCAAGAGGAAGAGCCGGGAGGTGACTGTAATCTGA
- the gem gene encoding GTP-binding protein GEM, whose product MLSTVRRRSLRLQTELHRWSICDPGSLLLPERVPARVRRSRSCTSSGGESGGGRGSWCSSDSVVSSTESAGEPVEPRGPYRVLLLGASGVGKTAFAGIFAGAADSMDSDDSELCGDETREKMIEVDGEPASVTLLDTWDSETGVEWAQECYMPTGDAYLLLYSVTDRASFLRASELRITLRRLRPAQHTPIILVGNKCDLVRRREVSVSEGRTCAAVFDCKFIETSAAMQHNVWDAFHGIVRQLRLRRDSKEANKRRRHTNCNTRRESLPTKAKRFLDKVAARNNPNVAFWLKSKSCHDLSVL is encoded by the exons ATGCTGTCCACCGTGCGCCGGCGCAGCCTGCGCCTGCAGACCGAGCTCCACCGGTGGAGCATCTGCGACCCGggcagcctgctgctgccggaGCGCGTCCCCGCCCGCGTCCGCCGCTCCAGGTCCTGCACCAGCTCCGGCGGGGAGTCGGGCGGCGGCCGCGGGAGCTGGTGCTCCTCCGACTCGGTCGTCTCCTCCACGGAGTCCGCCGGGGAGCCGGTGGAGCCCCGGGGCCCGTACCGGGTGCTCTTGTTGGGGGCCAGCGGAGTCGGTAAGACGGCCTTCGCCGGTATCTTCGCCGGGGCAGCGGACAGCATGGACAGCGATGACAGCGAGCTGTGTGGAG ACGAAACGCGTGAAAAGATGATCGAAGTGGACGGAGAACCTGCAAGTGTAACTCTGCTGGACACATGGGATTCAGAG actgGCGTTGAATGGGCTCAGGAGTGCTACATGCCGACAGGTGATGCCTACCTGTTGCTGTACTCTGTGACCGACCGCGCCTCGTTCCTGCGAGCCTCCGAGCTCCGGATCACCCTGCGCCGCCTCCGTCCCGCCCAGCACACCCCGATCATCCTGGTGGGGAACAAGTGTGACCTTGTGCGACGACGGGAGGTGTCGGTCAGCG AGGGCCGCACCTGTGCCGCCGTGTTTGACTGCAAGTTTATCGAAACCTCGGCCGCCATGCAGCACAACGTCTGGGACGCGTTCCACGGCATCGTGCGACAGCTTCGTCTGCGCCGAGACTCCAAGGAGGCCAACAAACGTCGCAGGCACACAAACTGCAACACGCGCCGCGAGAGCCTCCCTACGAAGGCCAAACGTTTCCTCGACAAGGTGGCGGCAAGGAACAACCCCAACGTGGCGTTCTGGCTGAAATCTAAGTCCTGTCACGATCTGTCTGTGCTGTAG
- the rad54b gene encoding DNA repair and recombination protein RAD54B, producing MRRSAAPSQLLGNAVKKTRFMPPGASTSCPVTESKPLTPKLGLGNALEKVQRSVAAPAPSKTEFEVRTKAAQTAPALSRALARVLSATESKENDTETEYPDTGSRDNAEHNRTSGADGCPRLTPRSPETPLPPAGSACASEAAASDSSCSQDGVRYFSVMWCKASKKKHKRWEGDAVLVTRGRSVTLKDMEGKDIGKGSGYKVSVLASLSEGQTLMIGGKEVEVMGVIAAEDFARGRCFQEVQMEKEEPQTKAVLPPPRRFASKPFSPPTLVGRAEHPGSKPVEEQTSRPRHDPQAPGALVMPRPSPNHQWSNNKSGLPVVDVVVDPYLTTQMRPHQRDGLLFLYECVMGMRAVGRYGAILADEMGLGKTLQSVALSWTLLKQGPYGGKPVAKRVLVVTPGSLVQNWGAEFNKWLGRERISVFTVDQDHRIEQFVLSPLHSVLVISYEMLLRCLEQVQKVEFGLVVCDEGHRLKNSSIKTSSALSSLSCNRRVILTGTPVQNDLQEFYALIEFVNPGILGSSTAYRKVYEEPILRSRQPSCTEEERVLGEERAAELSRLTGVFILRRTQEIINRYLPPRLDWTLFCEPSPLQLQLYGHLLCHRVFKACLQGSTQTHTHLACITALKKLCNHPGLLHSTVKERTDHGSADGSLYDGLVELFPESYSSGGFNTADSGKLLVLSDLMAAIRQLSPSDRLVVVSNYTQTLDMLQDLCVHKGYTFCRLDGHTPTGQRQRLVDSFNSSYSPNFVFLLSSKAGGVGLNLIGASHLVLYDIDWNPANDIQAMARVWRDGQKKTVHIYRLLTAGTIEERIFQRQVSKQGLSGTVVDLGKGAEHTSFSSNELRDLFSLTDTPSLTHDLLSCGCSMDGSVQAVAEEEEDQVCDRPCQLGRQGDRGGVAAPKHLSMSELMQWRHFSGDTHTFSDPYLDQARNNITFAFQTTIAHTVL from the exons ATGAGGCGCTCAGCCGCTCCCAGCCAGCTCTTGGGTAATGCAGTGAAAAAGACTCGGTTTATGCCTCCTGGAGCATCGACTTCATGTCCTGTGACGGAATCAAAGCCCCTGACACCTAAACTCGGATTGGGCAATGCACTGGAAAAG GTCCAGAGAAGTGTAGCAGCACCAGCTCCAAGTAAGACAGAATTTGAGGTCCGGACCaaagctgcacaaacagctcCAGCCTTGTCCCGGGCTCTGGCTCGTGTCCTCAGTGCAACGGAGAGTAAGGAAaacgacacagagacagaatatCCTGATACTGGCAGCAGAGACAATGcagaacacaacagaacatCAG GGGCCGACGGTTGTCCTCGGTTGACTCCCAGATCTCCGGAAACCCCACTGCCTCCTGCGGGGTCAGCCTGCGCTTCGGAAGCCGCGGCCTCGGACTCCTCCTGCAGTCAGGATGGAGTGCGCTACTTCAGTGTGATGTGGTGTAAGGCCAGTAAGAAGAAACACAAGCGCTGGGAGGGCGATGCTGTCCTGGTGACAAGAGGACGCTCAGTCACACTTAAAGACATGGAAGGGAAAGACATTGGCAAAG GTAGTGGCTACAAGGTGTCAGTGTTGGCCTCCCTGTCCGAGGGACAGACCCTGATGATTGGCGGGAAGGAGGTTGAGGTGATGGGGGTCATTGCTGCTGAGGACTTTGCCAGGGGACGTTGTTTCCAAGAGGTCCAAATGGAGAAAGAGGAGCCACAGACAAAGGCGgtgctgcctcctcctcgtcgtttTGCATCAAAACCTTTCAGTCCTCCAACCCTGGTAGGAAGAGCTGAGCATCCAGGAAGTAAACCAGTGGAGGAACAAACGTCTAGACCTCGCCATGATCCCCAAGCTCCAG GCGCACTGGTGATGCCTCGTCCCTCGCCCAACCACCAGTGGTCTAATAACAAGTCGGGGCTTCCTGTCGTCGATGTGGTGGTTGACCCTTACCTGACCACTCAAATGAGACCCCACCAGAGAGATGGCCTGCTCTTCCTCTATGAGTGTGTCATGGGCATGAG AGCTGTGGGTCGCTACGGTGCTATCCTGGCTGATGAGATGGGGCTGGGGAAGACTCTCCAGAGCGTGGCACTGTCCTGGACTTTGTTGAAGCAGGGGCCGTATGGCGGGAAACCAGTTGCTAAGCGTGTCCTCGTAGTTACGCCTGGCAGCCTTGTGCAGAACTGGGGTGCGGAGTTTAACAAGTGGCTGGGCCGTGAGAGGATCAGTGTTTTCACTGTGGATCAG gaCCACAGGATAGAGCAGTTTGTGTTATCTCCTCTGCACAGCGTTCTGGTGATCAGCTATGAGATGCTGCTGCGCTGCCTGGAGCAG GTACAAAAAGTGGAGTTTGGTCTTGTCGTTTGCGATGAGGGTCACAGATTAAAGAACAGCAGCATCAAAACGTCCTCTGCCCTCAGTAGCCTCAGCTGTAATCGCAGGGTCATACTCACAG gcACCCCAGTACAGAACGACCTGCAGGAGTTCTATGCTCTTATAGAGTTTGTTAATCCAGGGATCCTTGGGTCGTCAACTGCTTACAGGAAAGTGTACGAGGAGCCAATTCTACGTTCCAGACAACCCTCCTGCACAGAG GAGGAGAGAGTTCTGGGAGAAGAGCGAGCGGCTGAGCTCTCTCGCCTGACTGGCGTTTTCATCCTGCGGCGGACGCAGGAGATCATCAACCGCTACCTGCCTCCTCGTCTCGACTGGACATTGTTCTGTGAACCATCCCCTTTGCAGCTACAGCTGTACGGCCATCTCCTGTGCCATCGAGTCTTCAAAGCCTGCCTTCAGGGCtccacacaaactcacacacatctGGCCTGCATCACAGCACTGAAGAAGCTGTGCAACCACCCTGGCCTGCTCCACTCTACCGTCAAG GAGAGAACAGACCATGGATCCGCAGATGGTTCATTATATGATGGATTGGTAGAACTCTTCCCAGAATCCTACTCTTCAGGAGGATTCAACACTGCTGATTCTGGAAAACTCCTTGTTCTGTCGGACCTGATGGCTGCCATCAGACAGCTCAGCCCttcagacag GTTGGTCGTAGTGTCCAACTACACTCAGACACTCGACATGCTCCAGGACTTGTGTGTACACAAGGGCTACACCTTCTGCCGACTAGACGGACACACACCTACTGGCCAGAGGCAGCGACTGGTTGACAGTTTTAACAGCTCCTACTCTCCGaactttgtgtttctgctgagCTCTAAAGCAGGAGGGGTGGGGCTGAATCTGATCGGCGCTTCCCACCTGGTGCTCTATGATATTGACTGGAACCCTGCCAATGATATTCAG GCCATGGCTCGTGTATGGAGAGATGGACAGAAGAAGACTGTGCACATCTATCGTCTCCTCACTGCAG GCACAATCGAGGAGCGTATATTCCAGAGACAGGTGTCCAAACAGGGCCTTTCAGGGACTGTGGTTGACCTGGGCAAAGGGGCAGAGCACACCAGCTTCTCCAGCAATGAACTGCGAGATCTTTTCAGCCTGACggacactccctctctcactcacgACCTGCTGAGCTGCGGCTGCAGCATGGACGGATCAGTGCAGG CCgtcgcagaggaggaggaggaccaggtcTGCGATAGGCCGTGCCAGCTTGGTCGCCAAGGTGACCGTGGTGGGGTGGCGGCACCGAAGCATCTCAGCATGTCTGAGCTGATGCAGTGGAGACATTTCtctggtgacacacacaccttctcagACCCCTACCTCGACCAAGCACGAAACAACATCACCTTCGCCTTCCAGACCACCATCGCCCACACGGTTCTGTAA
- the LOC118312652 gene encoding fibrinogen silencer-binding protein yields MASSSVFLSSMVGKARSSNFTLSEKLDLLKLVRPHIRILEQHTNKHAVIVDKNKCWDTVAEQYNALGGDRPHRTPQGLRTLYKRLKESAKQEVMQRRHAQPEYRASISEPTRRIMEMIPHLFHHVPIHEKDQALRRLIYSKHSSPIEPPGSSSSLAGLQDYSAAVPSIPHEVVQLDPEEDVKPPPDLPILSMHTGPGLDGGQEQEGEQDSGSVHDYEASLSPTTSSVNIPLSTSPLPLGHDLYQNDIYPHHEADRFRPLHLAKEEHELVLANHRKVALYLEEKREGLKRKQELEEELLRAKIKVEKLKVARLRHGLPIPL; encoded by the exons ATGGCGTCcagctctgtgtttctgtcgaGTATGGTGGGTAAAGCTCGCTCCTCCAACTTCACCCTGTCCGAGAAGCTGGACCTGTTGAAGCTGGTCCGACCGCACATCCGCATCCTGGAGCAGCACACCAACAAGCACGCGGTCATCGTGGACAAGAACAAGTGCTGGGACACCGTGGCCGAACAGTACAACGCCCTGGGAGGGGACAGACCCCACCGCACGCCCCAGGGCCTCAGGACCCTCTACAAGAGGCTGAAGGAGTCGGCCAAGCAGGAAGTGATGCAGCGGAGACACGCCCAACCAGAGTACAGAGCGAGCATCTCCGAGCCAACCAGGAGAATTATGGAGATGATCCCTCACCTGTTTCACCATGTTCCCATCCACGAAAAGGACCAGGCACTTCGCAG ATTAATATACAGCAAGCACAGCTCTCCCATCGAACCTCctggcagcagctcctctctggcTGGACTCCAGGATTACTCAGCAGCTGTCCCGAGTATCCCTCATGAGGTGGTCCAGCTGGACCCCGAAGAGGATGTCAAACCACCGCCAGACCTCCCCATTCTCTCCATGCACACGGGGCCAGGGCTGGACGGAGgccaggagcaggagggggagcAAGACTCGGGCAGTGTCCACGATTACGAAGCATCCCTGTCTCCAACAACCTCCTCTGTTAATATTCCTCTCTCAACTTCGCCGCTGCCCCTAGGCCATGACCTCTACCAAAACGACATTTACCCCCACCACGAGGCCGACAGGTTTCGCCCTCTGCACCTGGCCAAAGAGGAGCACGAGCTGGTGTTAGCCAATCACAGGAAGGTTGCCCTCTacctggaggagaaaagagagggactGAAGAGGAAGCAGGAACTGGAGGAGGAACTCCTGAGAGCCAAGATCAAAGTGGAGAAATTAAAAGTCGCCCGGCTGAGACATGGACTGCCTATTCCTCTATAA
- the rnf41l gene encoding RING finger protein 151 isoform X1, with translation MCGSRMGYDLERFVGYVNEGLLCCVCRDVLERPLQAPCEHAYCSACISSWLVHHHSCPEDRLPLDVGSLKPLYRYMRNDLNRLQIRCVNAAQGCEALCSLESLHTHEDECEFAFISCSNTGCPVQVERRGLEAHLSECNFSSRECPNGCGHTLLSTDQSQHNCVAELRTEVEMLRAEMLCKLEEVRREMESRLDSQRRHMVQKESQLKNEVEELKGQLSRVMCEMRALLGAERLRRQELAEAELEKRELLELLRDLQQTKSLHPVDQTDADRHQGAQNTSGWEPNTKPTRHQQRESSLHASSPSLHSAQALNASGPPPSPQLGEGGRKGGTRSLTLDCIKRKSREVTVI, from the exons ATGTGTGGTAGTAGGATGGGCTATGATCTTGAGAGGTTTGTGGGCTATGTGAACGAGGgtctgctgtgctgtgtgtgtcgAGACGTGTTGGAGCGTCCCCTCCAGGCGCCCTGTGAACATGCCTACTGCAGCGCATGCATCAGCAGCTGGCTGGTCCATCATCACTCCTGTCCAGAGGACAGACTGCCACTGGATGTGGGCAGTCTGAAACCCTTGTACAG GTACATGCGTAATGACCTGAACCGTCTGCAGATCCGATGTGTAAACGCAGCCCAGGGGTGTGAGGCACTCTGCTCCCTGGAGAGCCTGCACACACATGAGGATGAGTGCGAGTTTGCCTTCATATCCTGCTCAAACACGG GTTGTCCTGTGCAGGTGGAGAGACGGGGTTTGGAGGCTCACTTGTCAGAATGTaacttcagcagcagagagtgTCCAAACGGCTGTGGCCATACACTTCTCTCCACAGATCAATCACAACATAACTGTGTGGCAGAGCTGCGCACGGAAGTGGAGATGCTCAG AGCTGAGATGCTGTGCAAGTTGGAGGAGGTGAGGCGAGAGATGGAGTCTCGGTTGGACTCGCAGAGGAGACACATGGTGCAGAAAGAGTCGCAGCTGAAGaacgaggtggaggagctcaAG GGTCAGTTGTCACGTGTGATGTGTGAAATGCGAGCCCTGTTGGGGGCTGAGCGACTGAGGAGACAGGAGCTGGCAGAAGCAGAGCTGGAGAAGAGGGAACTGTTGGAGCTCCTCAGAGACCTGCAGCAGACTAAGAGTCTGCATCCTGTGGACCAGACGGACGCAGACCGGCATCAGGGAGCGCAAAACACATCCGGCTGGGAGCCAAACACCAAGCCGACAAGACACCAGCAGAGGGAGTCGTCCTTACATGCCTCTAGTCCGTCTCTACATTCAGCTCAGGCTTTAAATGCGTCAGGTCCACCTCCATCGCCGCAGCTGGGTGAGGGGGGGCGCAAGGGTGGTACCCGGAGTCTGACTCTGGACTGCATCAAGAGGAAGAGCCGGGAGGTGACTGTAATCTGA